A single genomic interval of Eurosta solidaginis isolate ZX-2024a chromosome 3, ASM4086904v1, whole genome shotgun sequence harbors:
- the LOC137245637 gene encoding probable protein phosphatase CG10417 translates to MGAYLSEPKTDKVSTDESNDILAVGASSMQGWRNNQEDAHNSILNFDINTSFFAVYDGHGGAEVATYCADKLPQFLKDLASYKNGEFEKALKEAFLGFDKTLLEPQVVEILKVLAGEKGFDGDDSDAHEDDEDIEDLAELHEESHLPLDEVLEKYKGAPSMPALKRVKDGAANSKPQSPYLRGRRAAAVIADATNKAVLDPDSKPQGSSTSAAAAAVIATDDGPGPCSSRKTTSGTSSSKTESGPSSSKSGKTIKMDTDEPEEDSTVSSSSSSAGKPNNNSASIETENNNKSESNVEQTSTNGPEGTEATTATATSTAPNVGVRPDSSHNKELEQNGNVSSSEKKSFKKQNAGSADVDTIVSGSNEATKRIQNGTIGSTSSSATNKQGAGSAAITSTSIEHKKPKNEEVSGEDESTDDDADYEDNLEESDGKHGLAYSSDDEEIEEAENSSVYSSEEEVEEEEEEDEESVLANEQFCAEMIEEPGKDSGCTAVVALLNGRDLYVANAGDSRCVVCRNGKAIDMSLDHKPEDEEESARIVKAGGRVTLDGRVNGGLNLSRAIGDHAYKMNLELPAEEQMISALPDVRKLIITPEDEFMVLACDGIWNYLSSEEVVDFIRQRLRDDTKKVSQICEELFDTCLAPNTIGDGTGCDNMTAVIVRFESKILDMPTKINPEEIVLIKDIVAKTSPAGNGNGVQKEQDSLKRAASPTLDENTNEAENANKTKRLKTEKEASTPAKKAARKYATTVEPPAISNSGAAAASSSTSEAAAAVASITEQKDCDSNTTPSSNEDMEADNVAVSST, encoded by the exons ATGGGTGCGTACCTATCCGAACCAAAAACGGACAAGGTGTCTACGGATGAGTCCAATGATATATTAGCTGTAGGAGCCAGCTCTATGCAAGGTTGGCGCAATAATCAAGAG GACGCTCACAATTCCATTTTGAATTTTGATATAAATACTTCATTTTTCGCTGTATATGATGGTCATGGTGGAGCCGAAGTGGCAACGTATTGCGCGGATAAGTTACCACAATTTCTCAAAGATTTAGCCTCTTATAAAAATGGCGAATTTGAAAAGGCTTTAAAGGAAGCATTCCTTGGGTTTGATAAAACCCTTCTAGAGCCGCAAGTTGTAGAGATATTAAAAGTTCTTGCTGGCGAAAAAGGTTTCGACGGAGATGATAGTGATGCACACGAAGATGATGAGGATATCGAGGATTTGGCTGAATTACACGAGGAAAGCCATTTGCCATTAGACGAGGTATTGGAAAAATATAAAGGAGCACCATCGATGCCTGCACTAAAACGAGTTAAGGATGGGGCAGCAAACTCAAAACCACAATCACCATATTTACGTGGCAGGCGTGCTGCGGCAGTAATAGCTGATGCCACAAATAAAGCCGTTTTGGATCCAGATTCTAAACCACAGGGCTCTTCTACATCAGCAGCTGCAGCAGCAGTTATAGCTACCGACGATGGACCTGGACCATGTTCTTCACGTAAAACCACTTCAGGCACGTCATCATCTAAAACAGAATCAGGTCCTAGTTCTTCAAAAAGTGGCAAAACAATAAAAATGGACACTGATGAACCAGAAGAGGACTCTACCGTTAGCAGCAGCAGCTCGAGTGCAGGCAAACCCAACAACAACAGCGCATCCATTGAGACCGAGAATAATAATAAATCTGAAAGCAATGTAGAACAAACTTCAACAAATGGTCCGGAAGGCACAGAGGCTACTACTGCCACTGCGACATCAACAGCCCCCAATGTTGGTGTGCGCCCAGACTCATCACACAACAAGGAGTTGGAGCAAAATGGTAACGTATCGTCATCAGAAAAGAAGTCATTTAAAAAGCAAAACGCTGGTAGCGCAGATGTGGACACAATTGTTTCTGGCTCTAATGAAGCAACTAAGAGAATACAAAATGGTACCATTGGTAGTACATCATCTTCGGCAACAAATAAGCAGGGTGCTGGAAGTGCTGCAATTACATCGACCAGCATAGAGCATAAGAAACCTAAAAATGAAGAGGTAAGTGGGGAAGATGAATCCACCGATGATGATGCCGACTACGAAG ATAATTTAGAAGAAAGCGATGGTAAGCATGGATTGGCTTACTCTTCTGACGACGAAGAGATTGAAGAAG cTGAAAATTCGAGCGTTTATTCATCGGAGGAAGAGGTAGAAGAAGAAGAGG AGGAGGATGAGGAAAGTGTACTTGCCAACGAGCAGTTTTGCGCAGAGATGATTGAAGAGCCCGGAAAAGATAGTGGATGCACTGCAGTAGTTGCTCTATTAAACGGACGTGATTTATATGTTGCAAACGCTGGTGATTCTCGCTGTGTGGTTTGTCGCAATGGCAAAGCAATTGATATGAGTTTGGATCACAAACCAGAAGATGAAGAGGAGTCAGCACGTATCGTAAAAGCAGGTGGTCGCGTAACATTGGATGGACGTGTTAATGGTGGTTTAAATCTCTCGCGAGCCATCGGTGATCATGCatacaaaatg AATTTGGAGTTGCCCGCTGAAGAGCAAATGATTTCTGCTTTGCCGGATGTACGTAAACTGATTATTACACCCGAAGATGAGTTTATGGTGTTGGCATGTGATGGCATTTGGAATTATTTATCTAGCGAAGAAGTTGTCGATTTCATACGTCAGCGATTAAGGGACGACACTAAAAAAGTGTCACAAATATGCGAAGAG CTCTTCGATACATGCTTAGCGCCCAACACTATTGGGGATGGAACTGGCTGTGACAATATGACAGCTGTTATTGTACGTTTTGAATCTAAAATCCTTGACATGCCTACCAAAATAAATCCAGAAGAAATTGTTCTTATCAAAGACATTGTTGCAAAAACTTCACCTGCCGGTAACGGTAATGGTGTACAGAAAGAACAAGATAGTCTTAAACGTGCAGCTTCTCCCACATTAGACGAAAACACCAACGAAGCCGAAAACGCCAATAAAACCAAACGCTTGAAGACTGAAAAGGAAGCCTCTACTCCAGCTAAAAAGGCAGCCCGTAAGTATGCCACCACAGTGGAACCACCTGCAATCAGTAACAGTGGTGCTGCAGCTGCCAGTAGCAGCACATCTGAAGCTGCAGCAGCTGTAGCGAGTATTACGGAGCAAAAAGATTGCGATAGCAATACTACACCAAGCAGCAATGAAGATATGGAAGCTGACAATGTAGCTGTTTCTTCAACGTAA